The Penaeus monodon isolate SGIC_2016 chromosome 13, NSTDA_Pmon_1, whole genome shotgun sequence genome contains a region encoding:
- the LOC119580363 gene encoding protein HGH1 homolog produces MDQFDELIQFLAPDGRKDVKSASCMTVAQLTGTPDGLKLLCSKPKILTAVARLIRDEEVYTAKDAMRTLVNISAEETGAEVLLSLKEVDVVDEMVKCIIDEEYPHADFACGVLSNISMTKQYCQKVFDRVNEGPTKLEGLMNVFCQIEYNKKGAKLHLLAPIITNFSQLALGRKQIMDKNSFIFQRLLSFMEYQPSKGRRLSTVATIHNCCFDKEQHPWLMGEEVDLVPRLLLPLAGPDTFTEEENDSLPVDLQFLPDDKIREPVPEIRKLVLEALMQMCVTREGRELLRSQNAYLILREHHKWEEDRICIMLNEDVVNLLLRTEEEIGVDDLSTINVPPDLADKFTKQDEEYLAGGSQDLSTLQDQKTS; encoded by the exons ATGGACCAGTTTGACGAGCTGATCCAGTTTCTTGCACCAGATGGGCGGAAGGATGTCAAAAGCGCCTCATGCATGACAGTAGCAC AGTTAACAGGAACACCTGATGGCCTCAAACTCCTGTGTTCCAAACCTAAGATTTTAACAGCAGTCGCACGTCTGATTAGAGATGAAGAAGTGTATACGGCCAAAGATGCCATGAGAACTTTGGTAAACATTTCTGCAGAAGAAACTGGAGCCGAGGTTCTCCTATCACTTAAGGAGGTTGACGTTGTTGACGAAATGGTCAAG TGTATTATTGATGAGGAGTACCCCCATGCTGACTTTGCTTGTGGAGTTCTGTCAAATATTTCCATGACCAAGCAGTATTGCCAAAAGGTGTTTGATCGTGTAAATGAAGGACCGACCAAACTAGAAGGCCTAATGAATGTCTTCTGTCAGATAGAATACAACAAAAAGGGAGCAAAGTTACACCTGCTGGCACCTATCATCACCAACTTTTCACAACTTGCTCTTGGTAGGAA ACAAATTATGGACAAAAACTCCTTCATCTTTCAACGGCTCCTCTCCTTCATGGAATACCAACCTTCAAAGGGGCGACGGCTCTCAACTGTCGCCACCATCCATAATTGCTGCTTTGACAAAG AACAACACCCATGGCTTATGGGTGAAGAGGTGGACTTAGTGCCACGCTTACTCCTCCCTCTTGCTGGGCCAGACACATTCActgaagaagaaaatgactcgCTGCCTGTAGACCTTCAATTCCTCCCTGACGATAAAATACGGGAACCAGTGCCAGAAATACGGAAGCTGGTTTTGGAGGCACTGATGCAG ATGTGTGTGACGCGGGAAGGGAGAGAGCTGCTGAGAAGTCAGAATGCTTACCTGATTCTCCGGGAGCACCACAAGTGGGAAGAGGACCGTATTTGCATCATGCTCAATGAAGATGTTGTAAACCTTCTTCTCAG AACTGAAGAGGAGATTGGAGTGGATGACCTGTCAACCATTAATGTGCCACCTGACTTAGCAGATAAATTTACAAAGCAAGATGAAGAGTACCTAGCAGGTGGTTCACAAGACCTGAGCACACTCCAAGATCAAAAAACATCTTGA
- the LOC119580364 gene encoding ribosomal protein S6 kinase delta-1-like, with product MAAKTDPWVRVFDVSETKRHPKGYTIYQVKSTVFLRSSPEASTSVIVWRRYSEFRRLHKAIAELHHKLGLPGQLPPFPRATILNRFEADVVETRRQAALSLLKFIGQHNPLFTSEAFTKFFQNEESSTHKSQVAISTRKDSKGRSKESEALATTLGIQGSSSLYSQLSDGEDDFSLCSSLDSPSVTNSFPDAPVFPVFDAATNRLKESAPHSSQSEAPTPTATNGVVKRTDTEGSHAIQNHKNVVPNKPTEESPRGISDPSWNAASGEDSVFSFPSMGKSGMEHIPGQGERHPSTSSLSSISSQPFCVYENPVHNSPKQHQKPYPELDAQEAHCEYPADIYPAPRKEMGHSLPPLDVTRTVSNASRKNSVPLTPLTPLTKTVTPVIPKAKIPSPEDVAKAQYIFVAAEQISQAQQYEQQKDYKQALNMYKEGVGTLLQGVQEDGDGNRREAVRRKTAQYLQRAEQLMARLTRKDKKKGRGQDPPAELNNSGEAGLKCQATELWRYRVAGSAGSIIIATDTTNGDTVAIKVLVKSGVGSGMKTVVPQNIAFMVPIIRYHETEGAIYLVLKFISGGKLWSHIRNYVMDEYPKVSTAFNTTSSAYTGRRLLTETSECDGYVSEALSLCETSSTASHVPPVPSPNLSCNQGTPSTNNFLTVPDFNSFGGSSDCSEASSSCLPDSYLQIFSEYTHSLPSSTSMVIPPVGHTTNTIPRTVHKSSSAGAIVQASGYAGDVVAVSERALANNQALKSKEQPLPHSLEQRNKVDVPNGEDNRSIGSDTLSGVSEDFSCSISVNDVNLQPDPLPLLEVKVTDDYKESNDDILDGGEKSQQDGYSSSINGRSSNEVFVSCSDGTGVEQDTDGNELYVSQSVKNGNDLLPVDSVVAKSAVSSDNQLQVEEEREDISITDTSFNSITLPSFSWTKREDSELASLDIEDLIRNSKQLLQNVDHTLQQSKNQSIATFNDSDDSTSVEHSELPFDSVSTGLDLPQNGKSCVPRGEIETKSVEYNSYATPVQDSAQLQSQSEHRPHNVDKGSKPEVGESSVSLMSENGFAASCDKRNASNVDEVDRSVDNVKSQPIQVCSGLSSNSIIVKQSLDNGNIHSQSGQEDIGLDSTKSLEENLLTNSSDIPKESSLAALLEKHSAKRRDDNHPKLPEGIVKVWSSQVITAIAALHQLGIIWGDFNPDNVLLDEGGSILVTYESRWSSVEHVVRGSKSWSYYNDHNGGDVGVGRWRGYLAPELESPLGHPAAAADWWSVGALMYHMLTGQSVSAAHPAGITSHTELLMPSHISPEAASLLSQLLCAHPTERLGGGAAGAQEIKDHPFFTGIQWT from the exons ATGGCGGCCAAAACAGATCCCTGGGTCAGAGTTTTTGACGTTTCCGAGACCAAAAGGCACCCCAAGGGATACACGATCTACCAGGTCAAGTCAACG gTATTCCTCAGAAGTAGCCCAGAAGCATCAACATCTGTCATAGTGTGGCGCAGATATTCAGAATTCAGACGACTGCATAAGGCTATAGCAGAGCTCCACCATAAACTCGGCCTCCCTGGTCAGCTTCCACCATTCCCAAGGGCGACCATTCTCAATAG GTTCGAAGCAGACGTGGTAGAAACAAGAAGACAGGCAGCTTTGAGTCTCCTAAAGTTCATTGGGCAGCACAACCCCCTCTTCACCTCTGAGGCCTTCACAAAGTTCTTCCAG AATGAAGAAAGTAGTACACATAAATCACAAGTGGCCATCAGTACAAGAAAGGATTCCAAGGGAAG ATCAAAGGAATCAGAGGCTTTGGCTACTACTCTTGGCATACAAGGGTCCTCATCCTTATATTCCCAGTTGAGTGATGGAGAAGATGACTTCAGTCTGTGCTCTAGCTTGGACTCTCCATCAGTCACTAACTCTTTTCCCGATGCTCCTGTGTTTCCTGTCTTTGATGCTGCAACAAATAGGCTAAAAGAAAGTGCTCCACATAGTTCTCAGAGTGAGGCACCTACCCCTACTGCCACAAATGGTGTTGTCAAGAGAACGGACACAGAGGGAAGCCATGCTATTCAAAATCACAAAAATGTAGTGCCAAATAAACCAACTGAGGAAAGCCCAAGAGGAATTTCTGACCCTAGTTGGAATGCAGCCAGTGGGGAGGACAGTGTCTTTAGCTTTCCTAGTATGGGTAAGAGTGGAATGGAACACATACCTGGGCAGGGAGAACGACATCCATCTACCTCATCTCTGTCAAGCATATCTTCACAGCCTTTCTGTGTGTATGAGAATCCAGTACACAATTCCCCCAAGCAGCACCAGAAGCCCTATCCAGAGCTAGATGCACAGGAGGCCCATTGTGAGTATCCTGCAGATATATATCCTGCACCAAGAAAGGAAATGGGCCACTCACTGCCACCTCTAGATGTCACCAGAACTGTGAGCAATGCCTCAAGAAAGAATTCTGtaccactcactccactcacaccATTAACCAAAACAGTGACTCCGGTCATTCCAAAAGCCAAGATTCCAAGCCCAGAAGATGTTGCCAAAGCTCAGTATATATTTGTTGCAGCAGAGCAGATCTCACAGGCGCAGCAGTATGAACAGCAGAAAGACTATAAACAGGCCCTCAATATGTACAAAGAAGGTGTTGGAACACTTCTTCAGGGAGTACAAG aagatggagatggaaacaGAAGGGAAGCTGTGCGAAGGAAAACGGCCCAGTACCTTCAGCGGGCAGAGCAGCTGATGGCCAGACTGACtcggaaagacaagaaaaagggacGG GGACAAGACCCTCCTGCAGAGCTCAATAACAGTGGTGAAGCAGGTCTCAAATGCCAAGCAACGGAACTGTGGCGATACAGAGTGGCTGGCTCAGCAGGATCCATTATCATTGCCACAGACACTACTAATGGAGACACTGTGGCAATAAAG GTCCTTGTGAAGAGTGGGGTTGGAAGTGGAATGAAGACTGTTGTACCACAGAACATTGCTTTTATGGTGCCAATTATCCGATATCATGAGACTGAAGGTGCTATATATCTCGTGCTGAAGTTCATCAG TGGTGGAAAGTTGTGGAGTCACATAAGAAATTACGTCATGGATGAATACCCAAAAGTAAGCACAGCCTTTAATACCACAAGCAGTGCATATACAGGCCGGCGCTTATTGACTGAGACATCTGAATGCGATGGTTATGTCAGTGAAGCTCTATCCTTGTGTGAAACTTCATCTACAGCTTCCCATGTACCCCCTGTACCCTCTCCAAACTTGTCCTGCAATCAAGGAACACCGTCCACCAACAACTTCCTCACCGTCCCAGACTTCAATTCTTTTGGTGGGAGCTCTGACTGCTCCGAAGCTTCCTCCTCATGCCTTCCTGACAGCTACCTTCAGATTTTCTCAGAATACACCCATAGCCTCCCGTCCTCTACGTCTATGGTCATCCCTCCAGTAGGACACACAACAAATACCATCCCGCGCACGGTGCACAAGTCGAGTAGTGCCGGGGCTATAGTGCAAGCTTCAGGATATGCAGGCGATGTTGTAGCAGTGAGTGAGAGAGCCCTAGCCAACAACCAGGCACTGAAAAGCAAGGAACAGCCTTTACCCCATAGTTTGGAACAGAGGAATAAAGTGGATGTCCCAAATGGGGAGGACAACAGGAGCATTGGAAGTGATACCCTTTCAGGAGTGAGTGAAGATTTTAGTTGCTCAATATCTGTGAATGATGTGAACCTCCAACCAGATCCTTTGCCACTGCTGGAGGTAAAAGTGACAGATGATTACaaggaaagtaatgatgatattctCGATGGAGGTGAAAAATCTCAACAAGACGGCTATTCAAGTAGCATTAATGGACGTTCTAGTAATGAGGTTTTTGTGAGTTGCTCAGATGGAACTGGTGTAGAACAAGACACTGATGGAAATGAACTGTATGTGAGCCAGTCAGTAAAGAATGGAAATGATTTATTACCAGTAGATTCAGTGGTTGCAAAGTCAGCAGTATCATCAGACAACCAGTTGCaagtggaggaagaaagggaagatatCAGTATTACTGACACATCTTTCAATAGTATAACACTCCCCTCATTTTCTTGGACGAAGAGGGAAGATTCTGAACTAGCATCATTGGATATTGAAGACCTTATTAGAAACTCCAAACAGTTGCTGCAAAATGTTGATCACACTTTGCAACAGAGCAAAAATCAGAGTATTGCAACATTCAATGATTCCGATGATAGCACCTCTGTAGAACATTCAGAGCTTCCATTCGACAGTGTGAGTACAGGGTTAGATCTGCCCCAAAATGGCAAGAGTTGTGTCCCAAGAGGTGAAATTGAGACCAAAAGTGTTGAGTATAATTCATATGCCACACCTGTACAAGACTCCGCACAGCTTCAAAGCCAGTCAGAACACAGACCACATAATGTAGACAAAGGTAGTAAGCCAGAAGTTGGAGAAAGTTCTGTTAGTCTGATGAGTGAAAATGGGTTTGCAGCAAGTTGTGACAAAAGGAATGCAAGTAATGTAGATGAAGTTGATAGATCTGTGGACAATGTGAAATCTCAACCTATCCAAGTATGTTCTGGActtagtagtaatagcattattGTAAAGCAGTCATTGGACAATGGAAACATTCATTCTCAGTCAGGCCAAGAGGACATAGGTCTAGACAGTACAAAGAGCCTGGAAGAAAATTTATTAACTAACAGCTCCGATATTCCTAAAGAGAGTTCACTGGCTGCACTTCTTGAAAAACACTCTGCAAAGCGAAGGGATGACAACCACCCCAAGTTGCCAGAAGGAATTGTGAAAGTGTGGTCTTCACAAGTGATCACAGCCATTGCAGCTTTACACCAGCTTGGTATAATATGGGG AGACTTCAATCCAGACAATGTTCTACTAGATGAAGGCGGCAGCATTTTGGTGACATATGAGAGCAGATGGTCCTCAGTAGAACACGTAGTGCGAGGCAGTAAGAGCTGGAGCTACTACAACGACcataatggtggtgatgttggcgtagggaggtggaggggttaCCTGGCACCGGAACTTGAATCGCCACTTGGGCATCCCGCAGCTGCAGCTGACTGGTGGTCAGTTGGAGCCCTGATGTACCATATGCTGACAGGGCAG AGTGTATCAGCTGCCCACCCTGCAGGCATTACTTCTCACACAGAACTGCTGATGCCATCTCATATCTCCCCAGAGGCTGCTTCCCTACTCTCTCAG CTCCTGTGTGCTCACCCAACGGAGCGTCTGGGAGGAGGTGCAGCTGGGGCTCAAGAGATAAAGGACCATCCCTTTTTCACGGGCATCCAGTGGACGTAG